GCCCGAGCAGGTGGCGGCGGTGCGCTGGAAGCATCTGAGCTATATCATGCAGGGCTCCATGAGCACGCTGAACCCGGTGCGGCGGATCGGCAAGACGTTTGAGGATTTCGCCAAGCGGCCGCTGGGGCTGAGCGGGCCGGCCTATCGGGCCCGGGTGCTGGGGCATCTCGATCGGCTCAAGCTGCCCGCCGATGTGCTGCGCGCCTACCCCCATGAACTCAGCGGCGGCATGCGCCAACGCGTCACCATCGGGCTGGCCACGGTGTGCCACCCCGAATTCGTGATTGCGGACGAACCGACTACCGCACTCGATGTGGTGGTGCAAAAGGAAGTGCTCAGCCTGATCCGCGACATTCAGCGGGAAATGGGCAGCTCCGTGGTGTTTGTGACGCATGATATGAGCGTACATGCCAACATCGCGGACCGCGTGGGCATCATCTATGCCGGGCGGCTGGTGGAGGAAGGACCGACGCGCGAAATGTTCTTTGCGCCCAAGCACCCCTATACCGCCCATCTGGTGGCCAGCCTGCCGCGCATTGGTGACACCACGCAGCGCCCGGCGCTGGAGGGACGACCACCCAGCCTGGCCGAACCACCACAGGGGTGCCGGTTTCATCCGCGCTGCCCGCTGGCGGTCGACAAATGCCGGACCGAAGTACCGCCACTTGAAACAGTGGGGCCGGATCATCGCACCGCCTGCTGGCGCTGGCAGGATGTCGAACCGCTGGTCAAACCACAGGCATTGCAGGGGGCCATGGCATGAGCGCACTGCTCGATATTTCAGGGGTTTCCAAGCAGTTCACCATGGGCGGCGTGCTGTCGCGCAAGATGGTCAATGCCGTGCAGGACGCCAGCTTCTCGATCAACCTCGATACGCCGGAGATCTTTACGATCATCGGCGAAAGCGGCTCGGGCAAGACGACGCTGGCCCGGATGATCCTGGGGCTGGAACTGCCCACAAGCGGGGAGATCAGCTTTCGTGGCAAGACGGTGAGCCACAAGGTGAGCCGAGCCGAGCGGCTGGCGTTCATGGCCAATGTGCAGCCGGTGTTTCAGAACCCGTTCGAGGCGTTCAACCCGCTCAAGCGGATCGATCGCTATCTGGAATCCACCGCCAAGCGGTTTCTGAAACTGCGCGAGCAAAGCGACCTGGACCGGGCAATGGATGAAGCCCTGCAGAAGGTCGGGTTGAGCCTGGCTGAGGTGAAGGGGCGGTTTCCCCATGAGATGAGCGGCGGGCAGTTGCAGCGCGCGGCCATTGCGCGGGCGCTGATCCCCAACCCACCACTGCTGGTGGCCGACGAGCCGGTGAGCATGGTCGATGCCAGCCTGCGCATGAGCATTGTCAACCTGCTGCGCAGCCTGCGCGATGATCTGGGCGTGTCGGTAATCTACATCACCCACGATCTGGCCACGGCCTATTACATCTCGAACCGGCTGATCATCATGCAGCGCGGGCGGATCGTGGAGATGGGCGATGCGCGCACGGTGCTCGACAATCCCGAACATCCTTACTCACGCCTGCTCAAGGCCAGCGTGCTGAGCACCGAAGATGCCGGGGCCGGCCAATTGGCCACCGATCCCGAAATGGTGACGCTGGCCAACGCGCTGATTGGTCAGCCCGGCCATCTGGCGGACCGGCCCGATGGGCGGCTGGTGCGCGTGTATTGAGGAGAGCTGATGAGCGCGCCAATCTATCGTGATCCGGTCGAGGATGGGGCAGCCGACCCCACAGTGATCCGCCGTGAGGGGACCAATGAGTGGTGGATGTTCTACACCAATCGGCGGGCCAATGCCGGTGGACCGGGGTTTAGCTGGATTCACGGCTCGCCCATCGGGGTGGCGGTGTCGCGTGATGACGGGGCCAGCTGGACCTATCGGGGCACGGTCAAGGGACTGGATGATCCGGCCGATGTGGGACAGCTCAACACGCATTGGGCGCCCGAGGTGATGTTTGCCGATGGGCAGTACCACATGTTCCTGAGCTATATCAGCGGGGTGCCGGATGGCTGGGCCGTACCGCGCACCATTGTGCAGTTCACCAGCCCGGATCTGGAAAACTGGACCCGTGTGGGACCGCTGGCGCTATCGAGCGACAATGTCATCGACGCATGCGTATTCGCCAGCCCCGATGGGTTGTGGCGGCTATGGTACAAGGATGAAGGTCAGGGTTCGAGCACCTGGAGCGCCACCAGCACGGACATGCTCAACTGGACGCTTGAAGGCAAGGTGCTGCCGGGGTCACCCGAGGCGCCGCCACATGAGGGGCCCAATGTGTTCGCACTGGGCGGCTGGTACTGGCTAATCGTGGATGAGTGGCGCGGTCAGGCCGCCTATCGTTCTGACGACACCAGGAACTGGGTGCGGCAGGGGCTGATCGGCGATGTGCCGGGTAGCGACGACATGGACCGGCGCTATATGCGCCATGCCGATGTGGTGGTCGTGGGGGGACATGCGGCGCTGTATTATTTCACCCACCCGCTATGGGACGAGGCCAGCGATAAGGCGGGGCCACCCGATGCTGCGGCACGCCGGACGGCAGTGCATCATGCGCGCCTGACCGTGGTTGATGGCGTGCTGGTGTTGGAGCGCGATATCGCGGCCGATATGGCATTGCTGGCGGGGTGATCGCCGACGCGGCGTCAGGCGCGTTCCAGCATGATGGAGGGGCTACCCTTGAGCAGGGTGCGGGCATATTCGCGATAGCCCAGAATCTCGCCCAGCCGTAGCGAAGCGGTATTGGCGGGGTCAATCAGACAGACGGTGCGGCCCAGGCCCTGCGCCCGGGCCCAGTCGAGTACGGCGCTGACGGCTTCGCGGGCATAGCCATGACCTTGATATTGCGGCAGGACGATCCAGCCAGCTTCGGGGGTATCGCCCAGAGGCGGTTCGCATTTGCGCAGGTGATTGGCCAGACCGGCCTCCCCCATCACCGCGCCGGAGCGGGCATCGGTGACCAGCCAATAGCCAAAGCCGAGCAACTCCCAGTGTCCCACATAGCGCATGATGCGCGCCCATACCTCTTCGGGCGGACTGGGATGGCCAGTGATGTAGCGGACAACCTCTGGATGGGCCCACAAGGCGCAACAGGCGGCGAAGTCTGCGCGGGTATGGCCGCGCAGGATCAACCGCTCAGTGCGCAATGTGGGCGCCGGCATCAGGCCCCGCCGGCAATCGCGGAGCGCGGCATGTCCGAGAATATCTCGGCTACGCCATTGCGGATGATGACAATCTCTTCAAGACGCAGACCGAAGCGGCCCTGCAGGTAGATGCCCGGCTCGATGGAGAACACCATGCCCTCTTCGAGGATAGTCTCGGACGTGGCAGTGATATAGGGCGTTTCGTGGATATCGATGCCCAGACCGTGGCCGGTACGGTGCATGAAATTGGGACCATAGCCCGCCTCGGTAATGACGTCA
The DNA window shown above is from Devosia litorisediminis and carries:
- a CDS encoding family 43 glycosylhydrolase — translated: MSAPIYRDPVEDGAADPTVIRREGTNEWWMFYTNRRANAGGPGFSWIHGSPIGVAVSRDDGASWTYRGTVKGLDDPADVGQLNTHWAPEVMFADGQYHMFLSYISGVPDGWAVPRTIVQFTSPDLENWTRVGPLALSSDNVIDACVFASPDGLWRLWYKDEGQGSSTWSATSTDMLNWTLEGKVLPGSPEAPPHEGPNVFALGGWYWLIVDEWRGQAAYRSDDTRNWVRQGLIGDVPGSDDMDRRYMRHADVVVVGGHAALYYFTHPLWDEASDKAGPPDAAARRTAVHHARLTVVDGVLVLERDIAADMALLAG
- a CDS encoding ABC transporter ATP-binding protein, translated to MSALLDISGVSKQFTMGGVLSRKMVNAVQDASFSINLDTPEIFTIIGESGSGKTTLARMILGLELPTSGEISFRGKTVSHKVSRAERLAFMANVQPVFQNPFEAFNPLKRIDRYLESTAKRFLKLREQSDLDRAMDEALQKVGLSLAEVKGRFPHEMSGGQLQRAAIARALIPNPPLLVADEPVSMVDASLRMSIVNLLRSLRDDLGVSVIYITHDLATAYYISNRLIIMQRGRIVEMGDARTVLDNPEHPYSRLLKASVLSTEDAGAGQLATDPEMVTLANALIGQPGHLADRPDGRLVRVY
- a CDS encoding ABC transporter ATP-binding protein, with product MSYFGVEREVRAVDDISMTIRKNEVYGIAGESSSGKTSFIKVLAAAIRPPMRVVAGSVKYDFKNGPFDVASATPEQVAAVRWKHLSYIMQGSMSTLNPVRRIGKTFEDFAKRPLGLSGPAYRARVLGHLDRLKLPADVLRAYPHELSGGMRQRVTIGLATVCHPEFVIADEPTTALDVVVQKEVLSLIRDIQREMGSSVVFVTHDMSVHANIADRVGIIYAGRLVEEGPTREMFFAPKHPYTAHLVASLPRIGDTTQRPALEGRPPSLAEPPQGCRFHPRCPLAVDKCRTEVPPLETVGPDHRTACWRWQDVEPLVKPQALQGAMA
- a CDS encoding GNAT family N-acetyltransferase; translated protein: MPAPTLRTERLILRGHTRADFAACCALWAHPEVVRYITGHPSPPEEVWARIMRYVGHWELLGFGYWLVTDARSGAVMGEAGLANHLRKCEPPLGDTPEAGWIVLPQYQGHGYAREAVSAVLDWARAQGLGRTVCLIDPANTASLRLGEILGYREYARTLLKGSPSIMLERA